The following are encoded together in the Solenopsis invicta isolate M01_SB chromosome 14, UNIL_Sinv_3.0, whole genome shotgun sequence genome:
- the LOC105198103 gene encoding uncharacterized protein LOC105198103 — MMTHIYFLIFCYILNSVLSEPITWLMQGDVFTDNQAKSRLIELDNYESYTPVSTRVEVYYWARPGKLINCVIAAAVHQRGHVSVVEGGYRAKKVRIRYMTENGEPDVFYVLVQAAKKDSVLVEGNVVKTSRLGIIYEPIKNWTLTEIQDALRNSTDIFPP; from the exons ATGATGACGCACATTTACTTTCTAATCttctgttatattttaaattcagtGCTAAGTGAGCC AATTACATGGCTGATGCAGGGCGACGTGTTCACCGACAATCAAGCGAAATCCCGACTCATCGAATTGGACAACTATGAGTCGTATACTCCGGTGAGCACTAGAGTAGAAGTGTATTACTGGGCCCGACCGGGCAAACTCATCAACTGCGTGATCGCTGCGGCTGTCCACCAGCGCGGCCACGTGAGCGTGGTGGAGGGCGGCTATAGAGCCAAGAAGGTTCGGATCCGTTACATGACAGAAAACGGCGAACCGGACGTATTTTATGTTCTCGTGCAAGCCGCAAAGAAGGATTCGGTGCTTGTCGAGGGGAATGTTGTAAAAACCTCGAGACTAGGCATCATCTACGAACCCATCAAGAATTGGACCCTCACGGAGATACAAGATGCCTTACGCAACAGCACCGATATTTTCCCACCGTAA